A region of Thermovibrio ammonificans HB-1 DNA encodes the following proteins:
- the fliN gene encoding flagellar motor switch protein FliN produces MAEEEKNQEELAKEWEEALKAQQEEAAESAPEDEEGASDSSGESQEDLAAAWAAALEAQQGGSEPQPEGESTSGVNSESEVEKCDQKFELLKDIPLEISVEVGSTKLPLEEIIKLHANSVVELDRFIDEPVDIKINGKLVAKGKLYTVKDSYGVEIIQIITPEERFKLLEE; encoded by the coding sequence ATGGCGGAAGAGGAGAAGAATCAGGAGGAGCTGGCCAAGGAGTGGGAGGAGGCTCTCAAAGCTCAGCAGGAGGAAGCAGCAGAGAGCGCTCCTGAGGACGAAGAGGGAGCTTCCGACTCTTCGGGAGAGTCTCAGGAGGACCTTGCCGCTGCTTGGGCCGCTGCCCTTGAAGCTCAGCAGGGGGGCTCCGAGCCCCAGCCGGAAGGCGAGTCAACCTCCGGTGTGAATAGTGAGTCAGAAGTTGAAAAGTGTGACCAGAAGTTTGAGCTGCTGAAAGATATCCCCTTGGAAATCAGCGTTGAGGTGGGCTCTACGAAGCTCCCCTTAGAGGAGATTATAAAGCTCCACGCAAACAGCGTTGTTGAGCTCGACAGGTTTATAGATGAGCCCGTTGATATAAAGATAAACGGGAAGCTCGTTGCGAAGGGGAAGCTCTACACCGTTAAGGACTCTTACGGAGTAGAGATTATCCAGATAATAACCCCCGAAGAGCGCTTTAAACTCCTTGAGGAGTAG
- the flgF gene encoding flagellar basal-body rod protein FlgF, producing MAVDTQTIYLLAAGGERALEQLDTTTNNLANVNTPGFKRIIEEEMSQHVPPNGSDAYNMLIFPRFKSTQVVLSEGPLRKTDSPFDLALKGRGFFAVKTPNGELYTRNGHFTLNANGVLVDANGNPVLDISGKEIALSGNGKVTVTPDGLVFEGDRQVGVLKIVDFAKVKPVGNSYYQGVGAPTATDAEVLQGFLEGSNVNPVKEMVNLIEAQRRFEIYGNLTRALAQVDLRTNEIGKV from the coding sequence ATGGCTGTAGATACCCAAACCATCTACCTGCTCGCTGCGGGAGGTGAGAGGGCCCTCGAACAGCTTGACACAACCACGAACAACCTTGCCAACGTGAACACTCCCGGCTTTAAGCGGATAATAGAAGAGGAGATGTCTCAGCACGTTCCCCCCAACGGCTCAGACGCCTACAACATGCTCATATTCCCCCGGTTTAAGTCTACCCAGGTTGTTCTCTCTGAAGGCCCCCTGAGGAAGACTGATTCACCGTTTGACCTTGCCCTGAAGGGAAGGGGCTTCTTTGCGGTCAAAACTCCCAACGGTGAGCTCTACACGAGAAACGGCCACTTTACCCTTAACGCAAACGGGGTTCTTGTAGATGCGAACGGCAACCCGGTTCTTGATATCTCCGGTAAGGAGATAGCGCTCTCGGGTAACGGTAAAGTCACTGTTACCCCCGACGGTCTGGTTTTCGAAGGTGATAGGCAGGTGGGCGTTTTGAAAATCGTGGATTTTGCGAAAGTGAAGCCCGTAGGTAACTCCTACTACCAAGGAGTGGGCGCCCCCACCGCCACAGATGCCGAGGTCCTTCAGGGGTTTCTTGAAGGCTCAAACGTTAACCCCGTTAAGGAGATGGTGAACCTTATCGAGGCTCAGCGCCGGTTTGAGATTTACGGTAACCTGACCAGGGCTTTGGCCCAGGTGGACCTGAGGACCAACGAGATAGGAAAAGTTTAA
- the fliG gene encoding flagellar motor switch protein FliG — protein MAKEEKHHKTERITGAQKAAILILTLPEDVAVEVIKRLKEHELNKIAKTILTLGAIKKDMVKLVLKEAYEELAEIAPLRTAPEELRRLLEKALPPDKLQELLEETMMSEAGKVVFEELQKMDPKFIAKLIEKEHPQIIAIILSQLPPMKAAEVIQYLPKRLGVTNVQEEVIKRLAQLEKISMKTLKIVTEALEDELASIGAGKEKTLSGIDIAAEIVNNLPKEVANELLEEIRKENPSLADAIEERMFKFEDIIKLDNRAIIEILKAVDKNDLLLALKGAPQEILDKFLSNMSKRAAQMFLEDLEALGPVKKSEVEKARKKVIAIIKKLAEEGKIELGGAEELV, from the coding sequence ATGGCAAAGGAAGAGAAGCACCACAAAACCGAGCGGATAACGGGGGCTCAGAAGGCTGCGATACTCATCCTCACCCTGCCGGAAGACGTTGCGGTTGAGGTTATAAAACGGTTAAAAGAGCACGAGCTCAACAAGATAGCCAAAACGATTCTCACCCTCGGGGCCATAAAGAAGGATATGGTGAAGCTGGTTTTGAAGGAGGCCTACGAGGAGCTGGCCGAGATTGCTCCCTTAAGGACGGCGCCCGAGGAGCTTCGCCGCCTGCTTGAAAAGGCTCTACCCCCCGATAAGCTCCAGGAGCTTCTTGAAGAGACGATGATGAGCGAGGCCGGCAAGGTCGTTTTTGAGGAGCTCCAGAAGATGGACCCCAAGTTCATAGCGAAGCTCATAGAGAAGGAGCACCCCCAGATAATAGCCATAATCCTCTCCCAGCTCCCTCCGATGAAGGCAGCCGAAGTTATCCAGTACCTCCCGAAGCGTTTGGGCGTTACCAACGTTCAGGAAGAGGTTATAAAGAGGCTCGCCCAGCTTGAGAAGATTTCGATGAAGACCCTCAAAATCGTTACCGAGGCTCTGGAAGACGAGCTTGCCAGCATAGGTGCCGGTAAGGAGAAGACCCTAAGCGGTATAGATATAGCTGCCGAAATTGTTAACAACTTGCCGAAAGAGGTTGCAAACGAGCTCCTCGAGGAGATTCGCAAGGAGAACCCCTCCCTTGCGGATGCCATTGAAGAGCGGATGTTCAAGTTTGAAGACATCATCAAGCTCGACAATAGGGCGATTATTGAAATCCTCAAGGCCGTTGACAAGAACGACCTCCTCCTTGCCCTCAAAGGGGCTCCTCAGGAGATACTGGACAAGTTCCTCTCCAACATGTCTAAGAGGGCCGCTCAGATGTTCCTTGAAGACCTTGAGGCCCTTGGTCCCGTTAAGAAATCCGAGGTTGAAAAGGCCCGCAAGAAGGTCATTGCTATAATTAAAAAGCTTGCAGAAGAAGGGAAAATAGAGCTTGGTGGGGCGGAAGAGCTCGTCTAA
- the fliM gene encoding flagellar motor switch protein FliM: MSEEFLSQEEIDALLGGGEEKEESKPEVVPFDFSQVEHIKKGGVPGLELLIERWVKIYREDVRRLVPQVGMVSKESVYITRFNNFLAKIPMPASYTIVSMKPFKENFLFVLDSRLVFVVISVMFGGPAKPFKIEGREFTKLEMRIIQDIVKIALEDFEQVWKEVYPITVEMKSIELNPALARIVSGNEKVIVVECSMDIEGYEAPFFFCFPYGMFMPIKDLIFSESLFAEKDPVWIRHLGEKLLKTNLRVWLELTRKKFSVKEVLSWKEGDKLQLDVSKGDLLKLYVEESPKFYAKLGKVKDRYAALVYDFINGEGDGGRGEESGGAGQGVGGGSQSSAGGSSRERS, translated from the coding sequence GTGTCTGAGGAGTTCCTCTCTCAGGAAGAGATAGACGCCCTCCTCGGAGGAGGGGAGGAGAAGGAGGAGAGTAAGCCCGAAGTAGTCCCCTTTGACTTCTCCCAGGTAGAGCACATAAAGAAGGGCGGTGTTCCCGGCCTTGAGCTCCTGATTGAACGGTGGGTCAAGATTTACCGAGAGGACGTGAGGCGGCTCGTTCCGCAGGTCGGGATGGTCTCTAAGGAGTCGGTTTACATAACCCGGTTCAACAACTTCCTTGCGAAGATTCCCATGCCCGCCAGCTACACCATAGTCTCCATGAAGCCCTTTAAGGAGAACTTCCTGTTTGTTTTGGACTCCAGGCTGGTTTTCGTTGTTATAAGCGTTATGTTCGGCGGGCCGGCAAAGCCCTTCAAAATTGAGGGGCGGGAGTTTACGAAGCTCGAGATGAGGATTATTCAGGATATCGTCAAGATAGCCCTTGAGGACTTTGAGCAGGTTTGGAAGGAGGTTTACCCCATAACCGTTGAAATGAAGAGTATCGAGCTGAACCCGGCCCTTGCCCGCATAGTTTCCGGTAACGAGAAGGTTATAGTTGTTGAGTGTTCTATGGATATAGAAGGGTATGAAGCTCCCTTCTTTTTCTGCTTCCCCTACGGCATGTTTATGCCGATAAAGGACCTTATCTTCTCCGAATCCCTCTTTGCCGAGAAGGACCCGGTGTGGATTAGGCACCTGGGTGAGAAGTTGCTGAAGACAAACCTCAGGGTTTGGCTCGAGCTTACGAGGAAGAAGTTCTCGGTAAAGGAGGTTTTAAGCTGGAAGGAGGGGGATAAGCTGCAGCTTGACGTCTCTAAGGGGGACTTACTTAAATTATACGTAGAGGAGAGCCCGAAGTTTTATGCTAAACTTGGAAAAGTTAAGGACAGATACGCCGCTTTAGTTTACGACTTTATCAACGGAGAAGGGGATGGCGGAAGAGGAGAAGAATCAGGAGGAGCTGGCCAAGGAGTGGGAGGAGGCTCTCAAAGCTCAGCAGGAGGAAGCAGCAGAGAGCGCTCCTGA